A DNA window from Calliphora vicina chromosome 1, idCalVici1.1, whole genome shotgun sequence contains the following coding sequences:
- the Nf1 gene encoding neurofibromin isoform X4 — protein MATQKPGEWANSLLARFEDQLPNKTTGPHGTQARMSQDQLVGCLIHISRYRFSLVISGLTKMLQRVNEAAIQTRHESDRCYFESLVIILTTLERCLTNQTKDTARFEEAMNVKLLLREITQFIDVQSDNNPHAAQLKILASKVLFALSQNHFSAVFNRISARIQELAACSDENPDYSDIELIQHIDMDMIKLTKLLQETITKFRSKKAPPLILLNSIEKAIWNWIEYHPQEFQDLQRGMNRDISTCWEPLLDFVEAYKAENKKSKTTVWPLQMLLLILNPDCLEATVNEIHQGEKEKDKATSKAQTRDKDFSAKQFIESVKRGLGPHSPSKIVTESAAIACVKLCKAATYVNINDSNNVIFKLVQYIINDIKALLFNPIKPFSRGQGYNFADIELMIDCWVSCFRINPHNIEALKVCLNLNSPQAYHFVIVCSLLRLAHIYVDFRLQSKNPFRIVNQPRLAWWPQTDVVHYRSADLRALFTDTLNKATQGYIAHTPLRMITSLTLKTKDTQKGLARSEEGPAHKMLLLLLVRLIHADPTLLLNTQGKVAHEVQSSTLELINGLVSLVHQPSMPDVAQEAMEALLALHAPEKIEVWNPEAPINTFWDVSSQVLFSISQKLIQHQIANYTDVLKWLREILICRNTFLQRHKDYAHVGSQIAICKQAHIKLEVVFFMYLWSVDLDAVLTSLSCFGLLCEEAEICCGSDELTVSMLVPNYMIYQELAQLSSAATDSRICFYDTSHGNVLNRLHLQKRIMQLLRKIEHCIHGVQPAWEETFRNWEIMSKMLQTYPKCKTEDGQAELFHRGVGKRRASHQSSEHDIEEQITEWANMTWFLLALGGVCLIKRRQQIVVAAQATTTHTAHSLSNHGPFHQYSQSFGSFQQPLPAAHVHALNQGSISSLAQNSLHSLSSSSSSGRGSLNSNSVSLTAIPQGPQQEVQYCPVTQFIGQLLRLLVCSNEKIGLNIQKNVKELVGEEMSTYLYPILFDQIRAIVEKFFDQHGQVNVTDINTQFIEHIIYIMKSILDPKPNKDPNNEQPSTAENLGVTSIEGMMLGIVRYVRHLDMTFYAIRIKTKLCQLVEVMMKRRDDLAFRQEMKFRNKLVEYLSDWVMGTSHQIAPPSSTDPTMITNTSVIFRDLDQACMEAVAALLRGLPLQPEESDRGDLMDAKSALFLKYFTLFMNLLNDCIDSSEAEKELNNPPLLPPRPRLAAGKLTALRNATIQAMSNLLGANIDSGLMHSIDLGYNPDLQTRAAFMEVLTQILQQGTEFDTLAETVLADRFEQLVQLVTMISDKGELPIAMALANVVTTSQMDELARVLVTLFDAKHLLSPLLWNMFYREVEVSDCMQTLFRGNSLGSKIMAFCFKIYGSAYLQLLLEPLIRPLLDNPNTCFEVDPASSHFRLDPGDELDVNRRNLIALTKKVFDAIINSADRFPPQLRSMCHCLYQVLSKRFPNLLQNNIGAVGTVIFLRFINPAIVSPQELGIVGKQVPSSVKRGLMLMSKILQNIANHVEFSKEQHMLCFNDFLREHFEAGRRFFIQIASDCETVDQTSHSMSFISDANVLALHRLLWTHQEKIGDYLSSSRDHKAVGRRPFDKMATLLAYLGPPEHKPVDSHMMFSSYPRWSSIDMSSTNFEEIMVKHQMHEKEEFKALKAMNIFYQAGTSKSGHPVFYYIARRYKIGETNGDLLIYHVILTLKPFCHSTFEVVIDFTHVNSDNRFRTEFLQKWFYVLPAVAYENVHAVYIYNCNSWVREYTKFHDRILAPLKGNRKLMFLDSPNKLNDYIESDQQKLPGATLSLDEDLKVFSNALKLSHKDTKVAIKVGPTALQITSAEKTKVLAHSVLLNDVYYASEIEEVCLVDDNQFTLSIANESGQLSFIHNDCDNIVQAIIHIRNRWELSQPDSVTVHQKIRPKDVPGTLLNQALLNLGSADPNLRTAAYNLLCALTATFDLKIEGQLLETQGLCIPSNNTIFIKSVSEKLATNEPHLTLEFLEECIQGFQRSTIELKHLCLEYMTPWLKNLVKFCKSNDDAKKLKVSQILDKLICLTIEQKEMYPSVQAKIWGSVGQIPELIDMVLDNFLHKSIIYGLGSPQVEIMADTAVALASANVQLVSKKVITRMCRVMDKTCTNPTPFLEQHVMWDDIAILGRYLLMLSFNNCLDVATHLPYLFHTITFLVCSGSLSMRASTHGLVINIIHSLCTCTKPIFSEEAQRVLRLSLDEFSLPKFYLLFGISKVKSAAVTAFRSSCRHPPDKWLGNERVSQPLPADRERLSLPSLEVITDALLEIMESCMRDVPDCQWLQTWNSLARSFAFCYNPALQPRALIVFGCISKSVTDQEVKQLLRILVKAVESFNDITLIEAIVMCLTRIQPLLRPESPIHRNLFWVAISVLQLDEGNLYGAGLALLEQNLHTLKSQGCFDSANIAEVMMCTREKLEWHFKQLDHAVGLSFRSNFHFALVGHLIKGFRHSTPTTVSRTSRILTMLLGIIAKPLRRDKFEVTPDSVAYLTALVAVSEEVRSRCHVKHALPRWPVELNTTLENGEAAANGTHNQFGMALSRRQKSWDILDQSALNFARHHKVPVQPNARVLFKTQRSFSVPTTKDPNNASGIEERQVLLIFVY, from the exons ATGGCTACACAGAAACCAGGCGAATGGGCCAATTCATTATTGGCCCGTTTCGAAGATCAG ctTCCTAATAAAACAACCGGACCCCATGGCACGCAGGCCAGAATGAGCCAAGACCAATTGGTGGGATGTCTTATACACATTTCACGTTATCGTTTTTCTCTAGTTATATCCGGTCTAACCAAAATGCTACAACGAGTCAATGAAGCG GCCATTCAAACACGCCACGAAAGCGATCGTTGTTACTTTGAGTCGTTGGTCATTATTTTAACCACCCTGGAACGCTGTCTCACAAATCAAACCAAGGATACGGCTCGTTTCGAAGAAGCCATGAATGTTAAACTTTTACTACGTGAAATCACCCAATTTATTGATGTCCAAAGTGATAATAATCCCCATGCCGcccaattgaaaattttagccTCAAAAGTTTTATTCGCTCTCTCACAAAATCATTTTTCCGCTGTCTTTAATCGTATATCGGCTAGGATACAAGAGTTGGCCGCTTGTTCGGATGAAAATCCCGATTATTCGGATATCGAATTGATACAACACATTGATATGGATATGATAAAGCTGACGAAATTGTTGCAGGAAACGATAACGAAATTTCGTTCGAAGAAGGCTCCACctttgattttattaaactcGATAGAGAAGGCGATATGGAATTGGATAGAGTATCATCCGCAAGAGTTTCAGGATTTGCAAAGAGGCATGAATCGTGACATATCAAC CTGCTGGGAGCCTTTACTGGACTTTGTGGAGGCTTATAAAGCCGAGAATAAAAAGAGCAAAACTACTGTTTGGCCTTTGCAAATGTTGCTGCTGATATTAAATCCG GACTGTTTGGAAGCTACCGTAAACGAAATACATCAGGGCGAAAAGGAAAAAGACAAGGCCACCTCCAAAGCTCAAACACGTGACAAAGATTTCTCTGCCAAACAATTTATAGAGAGCGTTAAGAGAGGCTTGGGGCCTCATTCACCGTCAAAAATTGTAACAGAATCGGCGGCCATAGCCTGTGTGAAATTATGCAAGGCAGCTACCTATGTGAATATCAACGATTCTAATAATGTGATTTTTAAACTGGTCCAATACATAATCAACGATATCAAAGCTTTACTCTTTAATCCGATTAAACCCTTCTCTCGGGGTCAGGGTTATAATTTTGCCGACATAGAACTAATGATAGATTGTTGGGTGTCATGTTTTCGCATTAATCCCCATAATATAGAGGCTTTAAAGGTGTGTTTGAATCTAAATTCACCACAAGCATACCATTTTGTTATAGTGTGTTCCTTGTTAAG GCTGGCTCACATTTATGTAGATTTTCGTTTGCAAAGTAAAAATCCCTTTCGTATTGTTAACCAGCCACGCTTGGCCTGGTGGCCCCAAACAGATGTGGTACACTATCGTTCGGCCGATTTGAGGGCCTTATTTACTGACACTTTAAATAAAGCTACACAGGGTTATATAGCTCATACCCCCTTAAGAATGATTACCTCGCTGACACTTAAAACCAAGGATACCCAAAAAGGTTTAGCCAGATCTGAGGAAGGCCCCGCCCACAAAATGTTACTATTGCTGTTGGTGCGTTTAATACATGCAGATCCTACTTTATTGCTAAATACCCAGGGCAAAGTTGCCCATGAGGTGCAGAGTTCCACATTGGAGTTAATCAATGGTCTTGTTAGTTTGGTGCATCAACCGTCCATGCCGGATGTGGCTCAAGAGGCTATGGAGGCTTTATTGGCTTTACATGCCCCTGAAAAGATAGAAGTTTGGAATCCCGAGGCTCCCATTAACACGTTTTGGGATGTTAGCTCTCAGGTTTTGTTTTCGATATCGCAGAAATTGATACAACATCAGATAGCCAACTATACTGATGTTCTGAAGTGGCTAAGGGAGATTTTGATATGTCGCAATACTTTTCTGCAGCGTCATAAGGACTATGCTCATGTGGGCAGTCAAATAGCTATTTGTAAACAGGCTCACATTAAGCTGGAAGTGGTATTCTTTATGTATCTGTGGTCTGTGGACTTGGATGCCGTTCTGACCTCTTTGTCGTGTTTCGGTTTGTTGTGTGAGGAGGCTGAGATATGCTGTGGATCGGATGAATTGACGGTATCCATGTTGGTGCCGAATTATATGATCTATCAGGAACTAGCACAACTTTCGTCGG CTGCTACCGATTCTCGGATATGTTTCTATGACACCAGTCATGGCAATGTGCTGAATCGTTTGCATTTACAAAAACGCATCATGCAACTGTTACGCAAGATCGAGCACTGTATACATGGTGTACAGCCAGCCTGGGAAGAAACATTTAG AAATTGGGAAATTATGAGTAAAATGCTGCAAACATATCCCAAATGCAAAACCGAAGATGGCCAAGCAGAACTGTTTCACCGGGGCGTAGGCAAACGTCGAGCCAGTCATCAAAGTTCTGAACATGATATTGAGGAGCAAATTACCGAATGGGCCAATATGACTTGGTTCCTATTGGCTTTGGGTGGTGTTTGTCTTATTAAAAGGCGCCAGCAGATAGTAGTAGCCGCCCAGGCTACTACTACCCACACCGCACACAGTTTATCcaatcatggaccatttcatcAATATTCCCAAAGTTTTGGCTCGTTTCAACAGCCCTTACCGGCCGCCCATGTACATGCCTTAAATCAGGGTTCTATCAGTTCGTTGGCACAAAACTCTCTGCACTCGTTATCGAGTTCTTCTAGTTCGGGCAGGGGTTCGTTAAATTCGAATTCGGTATCATTGACAGCTATACCACAGGGACCACAACAGGAGGTGCAATATTGTCCAGTGACACA ATTTATTGGCCAACTTTTAAGATTACTTGTCTGCAGCAATGAGAAAATCGGCTTGAATATCCAGAAAAATGTCAAAGAACTTGTGGGTGAGGAAATGTCCACCTATTTGTATCCCATACTCTTTGATCAAATACGTGCCATAGTCGAGAAATTCTTTGATCAACATGGCCAGGTTAATGTCACTGACATTAATACGCAATTTATTGAACACATTATCTATATAATGAAATCGATTTTGGATCCCAAACCCAATAAAGATCCCAACAATGAACAACCCTCAACAGCAGAGAATTTGGGTGTGACTAGCATTGAAGGTATGATGCTGGGCATAGTGCGTTATGTCAGGCATTTGGATATGACTTTCTATGCCAttagaattaaaacaaaattgtgcCAATTGGTGGAGGTGATGATGAAGCGTAGAGATGATTTGGCCTTTAGACAAGAAATGAAATTTCGCAATAAATTGGTGGAGTATTTATCGGATTGGGTAATGGGTACTTCGCATCAAATAGCGCCGCCCAGTTCAACCGATCCAACGATGATAACCAA cACTTCGGTTATATTTAGAGACTTAGATCAGGCTTGTATGGAAGCTGTGGCTGCTTTACTAAGAGGCCTGCCTTTACAGCCGGAAGAATCAGATCGTGGCGATTTAATGGACGCCAAAAGCGCTCTATTTCTCAA ATATTTCACCTTGTTCATGAATCTTTTGAACGATTGCATAGATAGTTCGGAAGCCGAAAAGGAACTGAACAACCCTCCCTTATTGCCTCCCCGGCCACGTTTAGCTGCTGGCAAATTAACCGCTCTGCGTAATGCCACCATACAGGCCATGTCAAATCTATTGGGTGCCAATATTGATTCAGGTCTTATGCATTCCATTGACTTGGGCTACAATCCCGATCTACAGACTCGTGCCGCTTTCATGGAAGTCTTAACTCAAATTCTGCAACAGGGAACCGAATTTGATACTTTGGCTGAAACTGTTTTGGCGGATCGTTTTGAGCAGTTGGTACAACTTGTCACCATGATCAGTGACAAGGGAGAATTGCCCATAGCTATGGCTTTGGCCAATGTAGTGACTACTTCGCAAATGGATGAATTGGCCCGGGTGTTGGTGACACTGTTTGATGCCAAACACTTGTTGTCTCCTTTGTTGTGGAATATGTTTTATCGCGAGGTGGAGGTGTCCGATTGTATGCAAACACTATTTCGTGGCAATTCTTTGGGCAGTAAAATCATGGCTTTCTGTTTTAAAATCTATGGTTCGGCCTATTTGCAATTGTTGTTGGAGCCGCTGATAAGACCTCTGTTGGATAATCCCAACACTTGTTTCGAAGTAGATCCTGCCAG TTCTCATTTCAGACTCGATCCAGGCGACGAACTAGATGTTAATCGCCGTAATCTGATAGCTTTGACCAAAAAGGTTTTCGATGCTATAATCAATTCAGCAGATCGTTTTCCACCGCAATTGCGTTCCATGTGCCACTGTTTGTATCAGGTGTTGAGTAAacgttttccaaatttattgcaaaataatataGGAGCTGTGGGCACggtaatatttttaagatttataaaTCCCGCCATAG TTTCCCCCCAAGAACTGGGCATTGTTGGCAAACAAGTCCCAAGTTCGGTTAAGCGTGGCTTGATGTTAATGTCCAAGATTTTACAAAATATCGCCAATCATGTAGAGTTCTCCAAGGAACAGCATATGTTGTGTTTCAATGACTTTTTAAGGGAACATTTCGAAGCTGGGCGCCGTTTCTTTATACAAATCGCTTCGGATTGTGAGACTGTAGATCAAACCTCGCATAGCATGAGTTTTATATCGGATGCCAATGTCTTGGCTTTGCATCGTTTGTTGTGGACACACCAGGAAAAGATTGGAGACTATTTGTCGAGCAGCCGGGATCACAAGGCGGTGGGCAGAAGACCTTTTGACAAAATGGCCACCTTGTTGGCTTATTTGGGACCACCAGAACACAAACCCGTGGATTCTCA CATGATGTTTTCCTCTTATCCACGCTGGAGTTCCATAGACATGTCTTcgacaaattttgaagaaatcatGGTCAAACATCAAATGCACGAAAAGGAAGAGTTCAAGGCTTTGAAGGCCATGAATATATTCTATCAAGCAGGCACCAGCAAATCCGGACATCCGGTGTTTTATTATATTGCTAGACGATACAA AATTGGTGAAACTAATGGCGATTTGCTGATCTATCATGTTATCTTAACCCTAAAACCATTTTGTCACTCCACCTTTGAGGTTGTTATTGATTTTACTCATGTCAACTCGGACAATAGATTCCGCACAGAGTTCCTACAGAAATGGTTTTATGTTTTACCCGCCGTGGCCTATGAAAATGTGCATGCTGTTTACATATACAATTGTAATTCTTGGGTTAGAGAATATACCAAGTTCCATGATCGCATATTGGCTCCTTTGAAG GGTAATCGCAAATTAATGTTTTTGGATTCACCCAATAAATTAAACGACTACATCGAATCGGATCAACAAAAATTGCCGGGAGCTACTCTATCTTTGGACGAGGATCTAAAGGTGTTTAGCAATGCTTTGAAACTAAGCCATAAGGACACCAAAGTAGCCATTAAAGTAGGACCTACTGCTTTGCAAATTACCTCTGCGGAAAAAACCAAAGTCTTGGCCCATTCGGTGTTGCTAAACGATGTCTATTATGCCTCGGAAATAGAGGAAGTGTGTTTGGTAGATGACAACCAATTTACGCTATCGATAGCTAATGAAAGTGGTCAATTAAGTTTCATACACAACGATTGCGATAATATTGTGCAAGCTATTATACATATCCGGAATCGCTGGGAGTTAAGTCAGCCAGACTCGGTGACTGTGCATCAGAAAATCCGGCCCAAGGATGTGCCGGGCACCTTATTGAATCAGGCTTTATTAAATTTGGGCTCTGCTGATCCCAATTTGCGCACGGCAGCCTATAATCTGCTGTGTGCTTTGACCGCCACgtttgatttgaaaattgaggGCCAGTTGTTGGAGACCCAGGGTTTGTGTATACCCTCCAACAATACCATCTTCATTAAATCGGTGAGCGAAAAACTGGCCACCAATGAGCCCCACTTGACCTTGGAATTCTTAGAGGAATGTATACAGGGCTTCCAACGTAGTACCATCGAATTGAAACATTTGTGCTTGGAGTACATGACTCCTTGGCTAAAGAATTTAGTGAAATTCTGTAAATCCAATGATGATGCCAAAAAACTGAAAGTATCTCAGATACTCGATAAACTTATATGTCTAACCATCGAACAAAAAGAAATGTATCCCTCCGTTCAGGCTAAGATTTGGGGTTCCGTGGGCCAAATACCGGAACTTATTGATATGGTATTGGACAATTTCCTGCATAAATCGATAATATACGGCCTGGGCTCGCCGCAAGTAGAAATAATGGCTGACACAGCGGTGGCCTTGGCTTCGGCCAATGTGCAATTGGTCTCCAAAAAGGTTATAACACGCATGTGCCGTGTTATGGACAAGACATGCACCAATCCTACACCCTTTCTGGAGCAACATGTCATGTGGGATGATATAGCCATCTTGGGACGCTATTTGCTTATGTTGTCCTTTAACAATTGCCTAGATGTGGCCACCCATTTGCCGTATCTCTTCCATACCATTACGTTCTTAGTGTGCTCTGGTTCTTTGTCCATGCGCGCCTCAACTCATGGTCTAGTCATTAATATCATACACTCCTTATGTACCTGTACGAAACCCATATTCTCCGAAGAAGCTCAAAGAGTGTTACGTCTGTCTTTGGATGAATTCTCCCTGCccaaattttatttactgtTTGGCATCAGTAAGGTGAAGTCAGCGGCTGTAACCGCTTTCCGGTCCAGTTGCCGCCATCCCCCCGACAAGTGGCTGGGAAATGAAAGAGTATCTCAGCCATTGCCCGCCGATAGAGAGCGTTTATCGCTGCCTTCTTTGGAAGTTATAACTGATGCTCTTTTGGAAATAATGGAGTCCTGCATGCGTGATGTACCCGATTGCCAGTGGCTGCAGACCTGGAATTCTTTGGCCCGTAGTTTTGCTTTCTGCTATAATCCTGCTCTACAGCCGAGGGCTTTAATAGTGTTTGGCTGCATTAGCAAGAGTGTTACGGATCAGGAGGTTAAGCAGCTGTTAAGGATTTTGGTGAAGGCGGTAGAGTCTTTCAATGATATCACTCTTATTGAGGCAATTGTCATGTGTTTGACACGCATTCAACCGCTGTTGAGACCG GAATCTCCCATACATCGTAATCTCTTTTGGGTGGCCATTTCCGTGTTGCAATTAGATGAGGGCAACTTATATGGTGCCGGTTTGGCTTTGTTGGAACAAAATCTACATACCCTAAAATCCCAGGGTTGCTTTGACAGTGCCAACATTGCTGAGGTCATGATGTGTACACGCGAGAAACTGGAATGGCATTTTAAACAATTAGATCATGCGGTGGGTCTCTCATTTCGCAGTAATTTCCATTTTGCTCTAGTGGGGCATTTAATAAAG ggATTTAGACATTCTACACCGACCACCGTATCACGCACTTCCCGCATCCTGACCATGTTATTGGGCATTATAGCCAAACCTTTGAGACGAGATAAATTTGAGGTGACACCCGATAGTGTGGCCTATTTAACCGCTCTGGTGGCGGTTTCAGAAGAAGTAAGATCACGTTGCCATGTCAAACATGCCTTGCCCAGATGGCCAGTGGAATTGAATACCACCTTAGAGAATGGTGAGGCAGCAGCTAATGGCACACATAAT caaTTTGGCATGGCTTTATCACGCCGTCAAAAATCTTGGGATATTTTAGATCAATCCGCTTTGAATTTCGCGCGTCATCATAAAGTACCTGTACAACCG aaTGCCcgagttttatttaaaactcagCGCTCCTTTTCGGTACCCACCACCAAAGATCCGAATAACGCTAGTGGAATCGAAGAACGTCAGGTAttgcttatttttgtttattaa